One genomic segment of Candidatus Methylomirabilota bacterium includes these proteins:
- a CDS encoding isochorismatase family protein, whose amino-acid sequence MERPWESLIPEHEQAVYRAAGYGKRGTWGERPALLVVDVNYNFTGDRPEPILESIKRFRNSCGEIAWEVVPKIAALLEHARAHGVPVFYSTQGYRPDALGVGSWGQKNSRATTASEEALRIGTEIVKEIAPLPDEIVVRKDKPSAFFGTALVSHLNARSIDTVIIAGTTTSGCVRATAVDAFSYNYRVVVVEDCVFDRGQTPHRLNLFDLDSKYADVVPAKEVMAYFERLRTPS is encoded by the coding sequence GCGGCCGGCTACGGCAAGCGCGGCACCTGGGGTGAGCGGCCCGCCCTGCTCGTCGTCGACGTCAACTACAACTTCACCGGGGACCGGCCCGAGCCGATCCTCGAGTCGATCAAGCGCTTCCGGAACAGCTGCGGCGAGATCGCCTGGGAGGTCGTCCCCAAGATCGCGGCGCTGCTCGAGCACGCGCGCGCCCACGGGGTGCCGGTCTTCTACTCGACGCAGGGCTACCGGCCCGATGCCCTGGGCGTCGGCTCGTGGGGCCAGAAGAACTCCCGGGCGACGACGGCGTCGGAGGAAGCGCTCCGGATCGGCACCGAGATCGTCAAGGAGATCGCGCCCCTGCCCGACGAGATCGTGGTGCGGAAGGACAAGCCGAGCGCCTTCTTCGGCACCGCCCTCGTGAGCCATCTGAACGCGCGCTCGATCGACACCGTCATCATCGCGGGCACGACGACGAGCGGCTGCGTGCGCGCGACCGCCGTGGACGCCTTCTCCTACAATTACCGGGTGGTGGTCGTCGAGGACTGTGTCTTCGACCGGGGCCAGACGCCGCACCGGCTCAACCTCTTCGATCTCGATTCGAAGTATGCGGACGTCGTCCCCGCGAAAGAGGTGATGGCGTACTTCGAGAGGCTTCGCACCCCATCGTGA